A single region of the Thermotoga profunda AZM34c06 genome encodes:
- a CDS encoding diguanylate cyclase domain-containing protein produces MVEKRHFAKSLTFIILIGLCIVVFGIFIAIGVFSRVNIYIKHSMMQEAGDKLNIAFLLVKQHYESYINGFFDEPYAQNMTKVHLENLFYGPEHLDYFWVLNKEGVLIAHPYLKDYLNRSYKEIDDPVYQNAIERILQAAKENESFVEYEFYKYGSSQLEQKTSAIRVFEPWGWIIGTGYYRTTLLTNIKSIQQNFLIATIVFFALIFVIYFAFLVQYKKSNDKIARIIKEIRTERDRLRVLIESMPQPVALFDQDQKLIDHNKAYSEIQNFGLPKMNNQCYANLQCPYEINLKTPSGTKWYTVHCFTVGKENYSEGFIQIFTDITEQKLQILFWQDKANQDPLTKIANRNILEELIDNFPSLGQNFSVIMIDIDGFKQVNDLYGHLVGDRVLAHFAEVIKNSVRKDTLVIRYGGDEFLIILPNAQKGVAKNFIDRIRRELQEPLKIDDIKITIGFCAGIATFSEDGEKLRDLIERADKALYMAKSSGVNQTSF; encoded by the coding sequence ATGGTTGAAAAAAGGCATTTTGCCAAGTCTCTTACCTTTATAATCCTGATTGGTTTGTGCATAGTCGTTTTTGGCATCTTTATCGCGATTGGCGTTTTTTCCAGAGTGAATATTTACATTAAACATAGTATGATGCAAGAAGCCGGCGATAAATTGAACATAGCCTTTCTTCTGGTGAAACAACATTATGAGAGTTATATCAATGGTTTTTTTGATGAACCATATGCACAAAACATGACAAAAGTTCATTTAGAAAATCTTTTTTATGGTCCAGAACATCTTGATTATTTTTGGGTCCTGAATAAGGAAGGAGTATTAATAGCGCATCCATATTTGAAAGATTACCTGAACAGATCTTATAAAGAAATAGACGATCCTGTGTATCAAAATGCTATTGAAAGAATTCTTCAAGCAGCTAAAGAAAACGAATCTTTTGTAGAGTATGAATTCTATAAATATGGAAGCTCTCAATTAGAACAAAAGACAAGTGCAATAAGAGTCTTCGAGCCATGGGGATGGATCATTGGAACTGGTTATTATAGAACGACTCTTTTGACAAATATCAAATCCATTCAGCAAAATTTTTTAATTGCCACCATCGTCTTTTTTGCCTTGATCTTCGTGATTTACTTTGCCTTTCTTGTTCAGTACAAAAAATCAAATGACAAGATAGCAAGAATCATAAAAGAAATTCGAACAGAAAGGGATAGATTAAGGGTATTGATCGAGTCCATGCCCCAACCTGTTGCCCTTTTTGATCAAGATCAAAAATTAATAGACCACAACAAAGCCTATTCTGAGATACAGAACTTTGGCTTGCCAAAGATGAATAACCAATGTTACGCAAACCTGCAATGTCCATATGAGATTAATTTAAAGACTCCCTCTGGCACAAAATGGTATACTGTGCATTGCTTCACAGTCGGGAAAGAAAACTACTCTGAAGGATTTATACAAATCTTCACCGATATCACAGAGCAAAAATTACAGATTCTTTTTTGGCAAGATAAAGCCAATCAAGACCCTTTGACAAAAATTGCAAATAGAAATATCTTAGAAGAGCTGATAGACAATTTTCCAAGCCTCGGGCAGAATTTCTCTGTTATAATGATTGACATAGATGGATTCAAGCAGGTAAATGATTTATATGGTCATTTAGTGGGCGATCGAGTTCTTGCCCATTTTGCAGAAGTGATTAAAAACTCTGTGAGAAAAGACACCCTTGTCATAAGATACGGTGGCGATGAATTTCTCATAATCTTGCCCAATGCTCAAAAAGGAGTTGCAAAGAATTTTATCGATCGTATCAGAAGAGAATTGCAAGAACCTTTGAAAATCGACGATATCAAGATAACCATCGGCTTTTGTGCAGGAATAGCAACCTTTTCCGAAGATGGCGAAAAACTCAGAGATTTGATCGAGCGCGCCGACAAAGCACTTTACATGGCAAAATCTTCAGGAGTAAATCAAACTAGTTTTTAG
- a CDS encoding AEC family transporter, producing MTQTIVNQVLMIFLLIGFGYFLRKIKIMNDGFTKGATDLIIYVTLPAMVLASMDRDFSKELASNGVLIFFFGALMYAILAVLAFIFVRLRKINSQDKGVYLYMVIFGNVGYLGYPVAKIAFDDIGVFYTAFFNIWFQLLTWTLGVKLMSKNKIRISRLILNPGLSATLLGVMIFFFSWDLPVVLKSTLETIGNMTVPLAMFIVGAFLADAKFSDFLTKIDLYLASMIKLVVGPLVVAMILYKMDLPLIIKSIPIIMSGMPSGVNTAIFAKMFDRDYKLASQGVVLSTALSLISLPILMTLVL from the coding sequence TTGACACAAACCATTGTTAATCAAGTATTGATGATCTTTTTACTGATAGGGTTTGGATATTTCTTGAGAAAGATAAAGATAATGAACGACGGTTTCACTAAAGGTGCAACTGACCTGATAATTTATGTGACATTACCTGCAATGGTTCTGGCTTCGATGGACAGAGATTTCTCCAAGGAACTGGCTTCGAATGGCGTGTTAATCTTTTTCTTCGGTGCTCTGATGTATGCAATACTCGCTGTTTTAGCCTTCATTTTTGTGAGACTTAGAAAGATTAACTCGCAAGATAAAGGCGTTTATTTGTACATGGTGATCTTTGGAAATGTTGGCTATCTCGGATACCCCGTGGCAAAAATTGCCTTTGATGATATTGGAGTCTTCTACACTGCCTTTTTCAATATATGGTTTCAACTTCTCACTTGGACATTAGGTGTGAAACTTATGTCTAAGAACAAGATAAGAATCAGCAGGTTGATTCTAAATCCAGGACTTTCTGCAACACTACTGGGTGTGATGATATTTTTCTTCTCCTGGGATCTGCCAGTTGTTTTAAAAAGTACCTTAGAAACTATTGGTAACATGACAGTACCCTTAGCCATGTTTATCGTTGGTGCATTCTTGGCAGACGCAAAATTTTCAGATTTCTTGACAAAGATCGATTTATATCTTGCTTCGATGATTAAGTTAGTCGTTGGCCCTCTGGTAGTTGCAATGATACTTTATAAAATGGATCTACCTTTGATTATCAAATCGATTCCCATAATAATGAGCGGTATGCCATCTGGTGTGAATACGGCTATCTTTGCCAAAATGTTTGACAGGGATTACAAACTCGCATCTCAAGGCGTGGTGCTTTCAACGGCACTGTCCTTGATAAGTCTGCCAATTCTGATGACACTGGTACTCTGA
- a CDS encoding DUF362 domain-containing protein — translation MKVFLRKCDSYDQVDDILQPVLKNYSGIFKSQESVLVKPNLLSARKPQDGVTTHPAVLESVLKFLISLGTKPFVADSPASSTLQKAAYESGILQVCEKYSVPIVELDDPVEVDGQVYKKIKISSKIFKVDKIVNIAKLKTHSQMILTLGVKNTFGCIPGLEKSGWHIRCATNENFAALLVDVHLLVKPVLTILDGIIGMEGNGPANGKLKHFGVIAVSESAFVLDHVICKKLSIDPEMIYTLKEALKRHLIPSYEIDGEWSSTIELPITAQALPVPKFLKRIARTIIRVPKISKKRCVQCKICEERCPAQVIQVSKYFIDYNKCIRCYVCHEVCPNDAIDLVRKFM, via the coding sequence TTGAAAGTTTTTCTGAGAAAATGTGATTCATATGACCAAGTTGATGATATCCTACAGCCTGTTCTAAAGAATTATTCAGGGATTTTCAAATCGCAAGAAAGTGTATTAGTGAAACCCAATCTTCTTTCTGCAAGAAAACCACAAGATGGCGTCACAACACATCCTGCTGTTTTAGAAAGTGTCTTGAAGTTCTTGATTTCACTTGGAACCAAACCTTTTGTGGCAGATAGTCCTGCTTCATCAACTCTTCAGAAAGCGGCGTATGAATCTGGCATTTTGCAAGTGTGCGAAAAATATTCTGTTCCAATAGTTGAACTCGACGACCCAGTTGAAGTAGATGGTCAGGTCTATAAGAAAATAAAGATAAGTTCGAAGATATTCAAAGTAGATAAGATCGTGAATATTGCAAAACTCAAGACACATTCTCAGATGATCTTGACTCTCGGAGTGAAAAATACCTTTGGTTGTATACCTGGTCTTGAGAAATCTGGCTGGCATATAAGGTGTGCGACAAATGAAAATTTTGCTGCGTTACTTGTAGATGTTCATCTTCTTGTCAAGCCAGTTCTAACGATCTTGGATGGAATCATAGGTATGGAAGGAAATGGTCCGGCGAATGGAAAATTAAAGCATTTCGGAGTAATAGCGGTGAGTGAAAGTGCCTTTGTTCTCGATCATGTAATCTGTAAAAAACTGAGTATCGATCCCGAGATGATCTATACCTTGAAAGAAGCCCTCAAGAGACATCTGATACCTTCCTATGAAATAGATGGTGAGTGGAGTTCAACGATAGAACTACCAATCACTGCTCAGGCGTTGCCTGTTCCAAAATTTCTGAAAAGGATTGCGAGAACTATCATCAGGGTTCCAAAGATTTCCAAAAAAAGATGTGTTCAATGTAAAATATGTGAAGAAAGATGTCCTGCACAGGTAATTCAAGTTTCTAAGTATTTTATCGATTACAATAAGTGTATAAGATGTTATGTGTGCCATGAAGTTTGTCCAAACGATGCCATCGATCTGGTTAGAAAATTTATGTAA
- a CDS encoding adenosylhomocysteinase yields the protein MSLGQKKIDWVGRFMPLLNSIESEYVVRKPLNNFKVGMSIHLEAKTAYLALLIKKLGAEVFITGSNPLSTQDDVAEALKENGLNVFAKHTSDEAVYMKGIYSVLEAKPHLILDDGADLTVTAHTEMPDVLETLKGVTEETTTGLKRLRALYNEGKLRVPVIAVNDALMKHLFDNRYGTGQSTWDSIMRNTNLTVAGKTVVVAGYGWCGKGVAMRAKGLGSRVIVTEVDPIKALEALMDGLEVMQMKEAAKVGDFFVTVTGNTSVISVEEFLQMKDGAILANAGHFNVEIDVRALEHLCVEKFEARPNVTGYVLPNGRTVFLLAEGRLVNLAAADGHPVEIMDLSFAIQAMSLIYLSTKVLEPNVYPVPRQIDEEVARMKLNAMNIKIDELSPEQKRYLESY from the coding sequence ATGAGTCTTGGTCAAAAGAAAATCGATTGGGTGGGCAGGTTTATGCCGCTTTTGAATTCTATTGAAAGCGAGTATGTTGTTAGAAAGCCTTTGAATAATTTCAAGGTTGGTATGTCTATTCATCTTGAAGCAAAAACCGCATATTTGGCTTTGCTGATAAAAAAACTTGGTGCCGAAGTCTTCATAACAGGAAGTAATCCACTCAGCACACAAGACGATGTTGCAGAAGCTCTCAAAGAAAATGGATTGAATGTCTTTGCAAAACATACAAGCGATGAAGCTGTCTATATGAAGGGTATTTATTCTGTTCTGGAGGCAAAACCACACTTGATATTGGATGACGGTGCAGATTTAACCGTTACCGCACACACTGAAATGCCTGATGTGCTTGAAACCCTAAAAGGAGTCACAGAAGAGACAACAACAGGTTTGAAGAGATTACGTGCTCTGTACAATGAAGGCAAATTGAGAGTTCCAGTTATAGCAGTCAACGATGCGTTAATGAAGCATCTTTTTGACAATCGCTACGGTACGGGTCAATCTACCTGGGATAGTATCATGAGAAACACCAATCTCACTGTTGCTGGTAAAACAGTTGTTGTGGCTGGGTATGGTTGGTGTGGTAAAGGCGTTGCGATGAGAGCAAAGGGGCTTGGTTCAAGAGTCATCGTTACAGAAGTTGATCCAATAAAGGCTCTTGAGGCGTTGATGGACGGTCTTGAAGTGATGCAAATGAAGGAAGCTGCTAAAGTAGGTGACTTTTTTGTCACAGTCACCGGTAACACTTCGGTCATATCTGTTGAAGAATTTTTGCAGATGAAAGACGGCGCAATTCTTGCGAATGCAGGACATTTCAATGTTGAGATAGATGTCAGAGCACTTGAACATCTGTGTGTCGAAAAATTCGAAGCACGTCCGAACGTGACTGGGTATGTTCTACCCAATGGTCGAACGGTGTTTTTACTTGCCGAAGGAAGACTTGTGAATTTGGCTGCTGCAGATGGACACCCTGTTGAGATAATGGACCTTTCTTTTGCCATTCAGGCTATGTCCCTGATTTATTTGTCAACTAAGGTTCTGGAACCAAATGTTTATCCTGTTCCAAGACAAATAGATGAGGAAGTTGCCAGGATGAAGTTGAATGCGATGAATATAAAAATTGATGAATTATCTCCTGAACAGAAAAGATATCTTGAAAGTTACTGA
- a CDS encoding alpha-amylase family glycosyl hydrolase produces the protein MIEKISIKPRKKPDYCIPRSWLFDEYDGEVKFEDERAFVEPASYFESIIKWIVQKKEKGIDYTKSLSLQKNIKDRDWIRKSVIYSSLVRSTTAYNHKGFGRFEQDDILGYRESGTFLKMIALLPHLVKLGVDVLYLLPVTQSSHIFRKGEIGSPYSVKDFLKIDSKYHDPLLEGWNVDDEFLVLVEACHILGIRVILDFIPRTAARDCNLILEHPDWFYWIKVDDLADYKPPKIPHLGFCQPDFENMKKIYDQEQVIKHIGKFTFDPKKIDPDKWEKIKKDSNEENFMYNIAKHFSLVTAPGFSDWINDPQPTWDDVTFLRLYLDHPVTAEGKISKDQAPYVLFDVIKASRFPGRVQNKELWDYIASVIPYFQKRFGIDGIRLDMGHALPDELEQIIIKNARMYDPSFVFVAEELEMHRAKEAKEAGYDVIIGNSWWMLPRVHEKTYEFVQSVAVNVELPYIACAETPDTPRIAHRKDGKFKHLVAFLCAFAPNGVLMINSGQEIEETQPMNLGLDNDACGRFTLSCEDEFQGKLAFFDHYAMHWKKSELTDFLSEIIELRRQFLDLIVNGTYRPVYLSWQDGKTANISYWKDNKAIIIVANLDESERDIGIELEKTYGKVLDIQDVEFWSKSNWQQERPSKTLVCKLKGYDFALYKIDFK, from the coding sequence GTGATAGAAAAAATATCCATAAAGCCAAGAAAAAAACCAGATTATTGTATACCCAGATCATGGCTCTTTGATGAATACGATGGTGAAGTAAAGTTCGAAGATGAAAGAGCCTTTGTAGAACCGGCATCTTATTTTGAATCGATTATCAAGTGGATTGTTCAGAAAAAGGAAAAAGGTATCGACTACACGAAATCTTTGAGTTTACAAAAAAATATTAAGGATCGCGATTGGATCAGAAAATCTGTTATTTATTCTTCACTTGTTCGATCTACTACTGCATATAATCACAAAGGTTTTGGAAGATTTGAACAAGATGATATACTTGGGTATCGTGAGTCTGGTACATTCTTGAAGATGATTGCTCTATTACCACATCTTGTGAAACTTGGAGTGGACGTACTTTATCTTTTACCCGTCACACAGAGTAGTCATATTTTCAGAAAAGGTGAGATAGGTTCACCTTATTCTGTGAAAGATTTTTTGAAGATAGATTCAAAGTACCACGATCCGTTACTTGAAGGTTGGAACGTCGATGATGAGTTTTTAGTTTTAGTTGAGGCATGCCATATTCTGGGTATTAGGGTGATACTTGATTTTATCCCGCGAACGGCTGCGAGGGATTGCAATTTAATTCTCGAACATCCAGATTGGTTCTACTGGATTAAAGTCGATGATCTGGCAGATTATAAACCTCCAAAGATCCCGCATCTTGGTTTTTGCCAACCAGATTTTGAAAATATGAAAAAAATCTATGACCAGGAACAAGTTATAAAACACATAGGAAAATTCACTTTTGATCCAAAGAAAATAGATCCCGATAAGTGGGAAAAGATAAAAAAAGATTCTAATGAAGAAAATTTCATGTACAATATCGCAAAACACTTTAGTTTAGTAACTGCACCTGGTTTCTCGGATTGGATAAATGATCCACAACCTACCTGGGATGATGTGACTTTTTTAAGACTATATCTTGACCATCCTGTAACTGCCGAAGGAAAGATTTCAAAAGATCAGGCTCCCTATGTTCTATTTGATGTCATAAAGGCAAGTCGCTTTCCTGGCAGGGTACAAAACAAGGAGTTGTGGGATTATATTGCTTCCGTGATCCCGTATTTTCAGAAAAGGTTCGGTATTGACGGTATAAGACTCGATATGGGACATGCATTGCCAGATGAACTTGAACAGATAATCATCAAGAACGCAAGGATGTACGATCCATCTTTTGTATTTGTGGCTGAAGAGCTCGAAATGCACAGAGCCAAAGAGGCAAAAGAAGCAGGTTATGATGTGATAATAGGCAATAGTTGGTGGATGCTTCCAAGGGTTCATGAAAAAACCTATGAATTTGTTCAGTCGGTAGCTGTAAATGTTGAACTTCCATATATTGCCTGTGCCGAGACACCAGATACCCCAAGAATTGCCCATAGAAAAGATGGCAAATTCAAGCATTTGGTGGCATTTCTCTGTGCCTTTGCGCCAAATGGCGTTTTGATGATAAATTCAGGGCAGGAGATTGAGGAAACTCAACCCATGAATCTTGGTCTTGACAACGATGCGTGTGGTAGATTCACACTCTCTTGTGAAGATGAATTTCAAGGGAAACTTGCCTTTTTTGATCACTACGCGATGCATTGGAAAAAATCAGAACTCACGGATTTTTTGTCTGAAATCATCGAACTCAGAAGGCAGTTCTTGGACTTGATAGTAAATGGGACGTACAGGCCAGTTTATCTGAGTTGGCAGGACGGCAAAACGGCTAACATCTCATATTGGAAAGATAATAAAGCAATTATAATCGTTGCCAATCTCGACGAGAGTGAAAGAGATATAGGTATCGAGCTTGAGAAAACCTATGGCAAAGTCTTAGATATTCAAGATGTTGAATTTTGGAGCAAATCAAATTGGCAGCAAGAAAGGCCATCAAAGACCTTAGTTTGTAAATTAAAGGGTTATGATTTTGCTCTGTACAAAATAGATTTCAAATAG
- a CDS encoding AAA family ATPase yields the protein MSVLKIKSLKITGFGKFHNCQVVFKDGVNVVFGPNESGKTTLYRFMVSGLGGLSEDELNRYKPWDFDEFGGSLIIEGMKEEEVLIQQPLLDRKYVESIGLLSDEEDIVELLRVDETIIARLKRKMAQLEEAERISMLLKRQPEFEERLLKTEKDIDEQIEILQKEIEAFQWHRHQLFGLIGERSKIESDLNDIFNQKQKLLDELKRVDFMITRELEKIDEQLNRQLKELQEMLDMERRLPIITAEEYTEIIQLHQKIENAEQKCKELEGKIEELLKKRSDVEKQMNDLKSELDWQEDIEKVKLRIKNFELSYRVLENKLEQLESHRASYRPNWEVFKREGDKILRSLEAEVPTSIELEMKQINNKLQFIESEISKHRSHVGLERVLSLVTLIFSAISVGFGLFISPVWFYISVITGAISGIFFFLLIRTMKKLEEEDEQKIKLQLEFRSAEKKKQSAIHRVLSAFGVDSLEELKKAYEEYSKWLNEDREMEKLEERVSLEGMALVSELHRFGARDIKDVPSVVLRLNEIVESLERKQLEYFLIQQSIDQVKIDLEKVKEDRSHLSTLYFSKISSLGLQDMQQLQMAFERNSKIEQIQHKIDQILRLQDIFKHGDLFVLAQSYRELAEFLGQKKRLEKSMADLSEKRENLSEKVKKIDEQISKIDLSTDIANQIHQLSLKKLEKEAYSKLRNQSAQVKEFLLNELTRLTGTYVEKFSRILKDLFGRFTDLSQSMSVEKDLSVRFFVGNQFTNTIDTLSRATLDQLLLCYKIALYNTLQPEDSIPLIIDNFLIRFDETRLEKAAQLLKDEAMQRQVIIFTSDQKLLKILGVEPVLVLKVP from the coding sequence GTGAGTGTTCTGAAGATAAAAAGCTTGAAGATAACGGGTTTTGGAAAATTTCATAATTGCCAAGTGGTCTTCAAAGATGGGGTAAATGTCGTTTTTGGACCAAATGAATCGGGGAAGACCACTCTTTATCGATTCATGGTATCGGGTCTCGGTGGACTTTCGGAAGATGAGTTGAACCGTTATAAACCTTGGGATTTTGACGAATTTGGTGGCTCTTTAATCATCGAAGGTATGAAAGAAGAGGAAGTCTTAATTCAGCAACCTTTATTAGATAGGAAGTACGTCGAATCGATTGGTTTGTTATCAGATGAAGAAGACATCGTTGAACTGCTCAGAGTAGATGAAACCATCATAGCCAGACTCAAAAGAAAGATGGCACAACTTGAGGAAGCCGAGAGAATTTCAATGCTTCTGAAAAGGCAACCAGAGTTTGAAGAAAGGTTGTTGAAGACCGAGAAAGATATCGATGAGCAAATAGAAATTTTGCAAAAAGAGATTGAAGCTTTCCAGTGGCATAGGCATCAACTTTTTGGATTGATTGGAGAAAGATCAAAGATCGAGAGTGATTTGAACGATATTTTCAATCAGAAACAAAAATTGCTTGATGAACTAAAGCGTGTTGATTTCATGATCACACGAGAATTGGAAAAGATCGATGAGCAATTGAATAGGCAATTGAAAGAACTTCAAGAAATGCTGGACATGGAGAGACGATTACCTATTATCACTGCAGAAGAATACACAGAGATCATACAGCTTCACCAAAAGATCGAGAATGCCGAGCAAAAATGTAAAGAACTCGAAGGCAAAATCGAAGAATTACTCAAAAAACGTTCAGATGTGGAAAAGCAGATGAATGACTTGAAAAGTGAACTTGATTGGCAGGAAGACATAGAAAAGGTGAAATTGAGGATAAAGAACTTCGAGTTGAGTTATAGAGTTTTGGAAAACAAATTGGAGCAGCTTGAAAGTCATAGAGCGAGTTATCGGCCAAATTGGGAAGTTTTCAAACGTGAAGGAGATAAGATCCTTCGTTCTCTTGAAGCCGAAGTACCCACTTCTATAGAACTTGAGATGAAACAAATAAACAATAAACTACAGTTCATCGAGAGTGAGATCTCAAAGCATAGAAGCCACGTGGGATTAGAACGCGTTTTGAGTTTGGTAACACTTATCTTCTCTGCGATTAGCGTTGGGTTTGGATTATTTATAAGCCCTGTGTGGTTCTATATATCTGTGATCACCGGCGCAATTTCGGGCATTTTCTTTTTTCTGTTAATTAGAACGATGAAAAAACTCGAAGAAGAAGATGAACAAAAGATAAAGCTTCAGCTGGAGTTTCGTTCGGCTGAAAAAAAGAAACAGTCAGCCATTCACCGTGTCTTGAGTGCCTTTGGTGTCGATAGCTTGGAAGAATTGAAAAAGGCATATGAAGAATACAGCAAATGGTTGAATGAGGATCGGGAGATGGAGAAATTAGAAGAGAGAGTTTCCTTAGAAGGAATGGCTTTGGTGAGTGAGCTTCATCGGTTTGGAGCAAGGGATATAAAGGATGTTCCGAGTGTTGTGCTTAGACTGAATGAGATTGTTGAAAGTCTTGAGAGAAAACAATTAGAGTATTTCTTGATTCAACAATCCATCGATCAAGTGAAAATCGATCTTGAGAAAGTAAAGGAAGATCGATCACACTTATCAACACTGTATTTCTCAAAAATTAGCTCACTTGGTTTGCAAGATATGCAGCAACTTCAGATGGCATTTGAGAGAAATTCGAAAATAGAACAAATTCAACACAAAATAGATCAAATACTCAGATTACAAGACATATTTAAGCATGGAGATTTGTTTGTCTTGGCGCAGAGTTATCGAGAATTGGCAGAATTTTTGGGACAAAAAAAGAGACTTGAGAAATCTATGGCAGATTTATCAGAAAAGCGAGAAAATCTGAGTGAGAAAGTCAAAAAGATCGATGAGCAGATTTCTAAAATCGATCTTTCAACTGATATTGCAAACCAAATACACCAGCTTTCCTTGAAAAAACTTGAAAAAGAAGCATACTCAAAACTCAGAAATCAATCGGCACAGGTAAAGGAGTTTCTACTCAATGAGCTAACTCGCCTTACAGGAACTTATGTAGAGAAATTTTCGAGGATTCTGAAAGATTTGTTCGGTAGATTCACTGATTTGTCGCAAAGCATGTCTGTTGAAAAAGATCTTTCTGTGAGATTTTTCGTAGGGAATCAGTTTACAAATACAATTGACACTCTCAGTCGTGCCACGTTGGATCAGTTATTACTTTGTTATAAGATAGCGCTCTACAATACATTGCAACCAGAAGATTCCATACCTTTGATCATAGACAACTTTCTAATAAGATTCGACGAAACACGACTTGAAAAAGCTGCACAATTGTTGAAAGACGAAGCTATGCAAAGACAGGTTATAATCTTCACGAGTGATCAGAAACTTTTGAAGATTCTTGGTGTTGAGCCAGTTTTAGTGCTTAAAGTACCATAA
- a CDS encoding sensor domain-containing diguanylate cyclase: MVLLRKLSWLMLIIISITIGFYYKPGLPDTVDIVFTIYVLLVASLFSNNLNSIVILSTVLPYTLYTQSTLAPFLVGLGVLLQIGKIGLKRRISQALVFFATTAISILIASIFVDLYLHLAIFSLMTILIYMFLSYLFGEQSHITFDEIIYILFFVLITAIIAGLRMPPPSFALSIYPVGLWMYLRILSFKKTLKIYKSQHERFQQFREKLAALIELTNTVSQKSTVHQSLSMVAEAVSQISGYRYVLINILDRENGKIFRAAHYGLSQSEFERLKSNPPPIEYISKFMQERFKISNSYFVPQGALELPAEYVATLLNSHSDLFNEPDAWKPDDMLIVPVYSPNQDLVGYISVDAPIHGKRPSVEDVQIMELIASQVYKLLERSETYQNIVVRQPYDQHTLLLTHSAFLGVLESECQKGQPFAVAIIDIDDLTKINSQYGHETGDRIIEKIAEVLKNKTRKSDVAARYGGEEFAIILRNVSKSKAIEIIDRILDEIRKIQDTVNVTASAGIGIFPDHGSDYRSIMKYALKALEIAKKSGKDRFMVL; this comes from the coding sequence GTGGTCCTTCTGAGAAAACTCAGTTGGTTGATGTTAATAATCATAAGTATAACAATTGGTTTCTACTATAAACCAGGATTACCTGATACAGTAGATATAGTTTTTACTATATACGTATTGCTTGTTGCTTCTCTTTTTTCGAACAATTTGAATTCAATTGTGATTCTCTCCACGGTTTTGCCATACACCCTTTACACTCAAAGTACCCTTGCACCTTTCTTGGTAGGCCTTGGAGTATTACTACAAATTGGAAAGATCGGTTTAAAAAGAAGAATATCTCAAGCGCTTGTCTTTTTCGCAACCACGGCGATCTCTATTCTCATAGCATCGATATTTGTTGATTTGTACCTTCATTTGGCTATCTTTTCGCTTATGACAATTTTGATATATATGTTTTTGAGCTATCTTTTTGGTGAACAATCTCATATAACCTTTGATGAAATCATCTACATTTTGTTTTTCGTACTAATCACAGCAATTATTGCAGGACTTCGCATGCCTCCTCCGTCTTTTGCGCTTTCAATTTATCCTGTTGGTTTATGGATGTATTTGAGAATTCTCTCTTTCAAGAAGACTTTAAAAATCTATAAATCACAACATGAAAGATTCCAACAGTTCAGAGAAAAGCTCGCCGCTTTAATAGAATTGACAAATACTGTTTCGCAGAAAAGTACTGTTCACCAAAGTCTTTCAATGGTTGCTGAAGCTGTTAGTCAGATCAGTGGTTATAGATATGTACTGATAAATATATTAGACAGAGAAAATGGCAAGATATTCAGAGCAGCTCATTATGGACTGAGTCAGAGTGAATTTGAAAGGCTCAAATCCAATCCCCCACCAATCGAATATATATCCAAATTCATGCAAGAAAGATTCAAGATCAGTAATTCCTATTTTGTTCCACAAGGTGCTCTTGAATTACCTGCCGAATATGTTGCAACGCTCTTGAATTCACATTCAGATCTTTTTAATGAACCAGATGCATGGAAACCAGATGACATGCTCATAGTTCCTGTTTACAGTCCTAACCAAGATCTGGTGGGGTATATATCCGTCGATGCGCCCATTCACGGGAAGCGACCTTCTGTGGAAGATGTTCAGATAATGGAATTGATAGCAAGCCAGGTTTATAAATTGCTTGAGCGCTCAGAGACTTACCAGAATATCGTAGTACGGCAACCTTACGACCAGCACACATTACTCTTAACACATTCGGCCTTCCTCGGAGTTCTTGAATCAGAGTGTCAGAAAGGACAACCTTTCGCAGTGGCTATAATAGATATCGATGATCTGACAAAAATAAATTCTCAATATGGCCATGAAACCGGAGACAGAATCATAGAGAAAATAGCAGAAGTCCTCAAGAACAAAACCAGAAAATCAGATGTGGCCGCGCGATACGGCGGCGAAGAATTCGCGATCATACTGAGAAATGTTTCAAAATCCAAAGCAATTGAGATCATCGATAGAATTCTGGATGAGATTAGAAAAATTCAAGACACTGTCAATGTAACCGCAAGTGCCGGTATAGGTATCTTTCCAGATCATGGAAGTGACTATCGGAGCATTATGAAATACGCGCTCAAAGCTCTTGAAATAGCCAAAAAGTCTGGCAAAGATAGATTTATGGTACTTTAA